In the genome of Candidatus Electrothrix rattekaaiensis, the window AGAGGTAGGGCATCTTCATGCCGAGAGAGTGCAACAATTTCTGGATGAATACTCGGAGCTCTGATAGTTGCGATAAAAGGGGTCGAGTGAAATCACCCTTTCCTTTGTCTTTTCCCCTTTCGAAAAACGGGACAGATTTATTTTCGACAAAACCTACATCAGATGACCAAAAACAAACCTATCCCCTTTTCCCGGACCATCAGCCCTTCTTAAAATACTCCTCCGCCAGAGTAACTTCATCGCGAGACCCGATAACCAAGGCCACCCGCTGGTGCAGATCCGTCGGCTCAATATCCAGGATACGACGTCCGTCATCGGTGATGGCCATGCCCCCGGCCTCTTCCGCAACCAGAGCAAGCGGAGCAGCCTCGTAGAGCAGACGCAGCTTTCCGTCCGGTTTATCCGTACTCTTTTTATCCCGAGGATACAGAAAGACACCGCCCTGAATCAGGTTGCGATGAAAATCAGCCACCAGCGAACCGATATAGCGCAGGCTGTAGGAGCGTTCTCCCTGCTCATCCATCTCTTTCAATTTGTCGATATAGGCAGTGGTGTCGTCATGCCAATACCGTGAGTAGGCCTCATTGACGCTATAATACTTTGCCTTCTCAGGGATAGTGATATCTGGATGGGAGAGAAAAAACTCGCCCACGCTGGGATCAAGGGTAAAGCCATGCACGCCGTCACCGGACCCGGTGGTATAGACCAGAACCGTGCTGGAGCCGTAGATAACATAACCGGCTGCAACCTGTTCGCTTCCCTTTTGCAGCAGATCCGACATGTCGCCCTGCTTGCCCTCGCTTTTCCGGCGATGCACAGAAAAGATCGTGCCGATACTGACATTGACATCAATATTGGAGGAACCGTCTAGGGGATCAAAGGCCAGGGTGTACTTGCCCTCGTAGCCATCCAGGACCGGAATCACCCCGTCATCCTCTTCTGATCCCATAATACAGATATAACCGCATTGCTCCATTCGTCGCTTGAGCGTTCGGTTGGCAAAGTCATCAAGCTTCTGCACCTCCTCACCCTGCACATTGGTCTTGCCCGACTGCCCCAAAATACCGGCAAGACCGGCCATATTGACCTCGGCACTGATGATCTTTGCCGCCACAATAAGTTCATTGAGTAGGCCAGTGAGTTCCCCTGTTGCCTCTGGGTGCATCTGCTGGCTGTCCATGAGCTGCCTACTGACTGTAATACCTTTTCTTTTTGGCATTTATATCTCCGTTACTGAGTCTCAGTATGTGTATAATTTTTCATTTTTTCGCCCCTACCGGTTGATGAACGTATTTTCGGGCACGACACGCCGTGCCCCTACAGCCCGATCACCCTTCCTTCTTCTTCCCCTGCCAATGCCGGACAAGATCCACCAGAGTACGAACCGCGATCCCGGACGGCCCCTTGGGAATATAACTTTTCTCGGTAAAATTCCAGGCTGTCCCTGCAATGTCAAGATGGGCCCAGGGTGTCTCCCCGACAAACTCCTGAAGATAGGCCGCAGCGGTAATGCTGCCCCCGCCCTTGCCGCCGGTATTTTTGATATCAGCTACCTGCGACTTAATCTGCTCGGAATATTCCGGCCCCAGCGGCAAACGCCAAAGAGGTTCCCCGGCGCGGTCTCCGGCAGACAGCAGCTGGCCTGCTAAACTGTCGTCCGTAGCCATCAGCCCGGTGCGGTGATGGCCCAACCCGACAATGACCGCTCCTGTCAGGGTTGCCAGATCAATCACCGCATCTGGTGCATATTTCTCAATACCGTAAGCCAAGGCATCAGCCAAAATGAGGCGACCTTCGGCATCGGTATTGATAATTTCCGAGGTCTTGCCGTTATAATGGGTGATGATATCACCGGGCTTGAGCGCGGTGGAAGCAGGCAGATTTTCCGTGGACGGCACCAAAGCCACCACATTAATCCCCTTGGGCTGCTCCTGGGCAATGGCCTGCATGGCACAGATAACTGCGGCCCCGCCGCACATATCATACTTCATGTCCTCCATCCCCAAACCAGGCTTGAGGCTGATACCACCAGAATCAAAGGTCAGTCCCTTACCCACCAGCATCAGGGTTGGATCTGTTTTTTTACTGCCACCCTCATATTTCAAGATAACCAGCTTAGGTGGCAGAGCAGAGCCCTGATTCACTCCCAGGATACCACCCATGCCCAGTTTTTTCATGGCATCTTTTTCAATAATCTCGCAGGAGAGCTTATGTTTCCGCGCTAATTTCTGGCCAAATTCAGCAAATTTTGCTGGCGGCCAGCCATTCCCCGGTTCATTGGCCATATCTCTGGCCCGACAGGCAGCAATGGCGGCCCTCTTGCCCAAGCTCATCCCCTCTTGCGCCGCCTTAGGATTGAGCGTACCAATCTGGAGGGAAAAGGCCTGTATCTCAGTCTTTTCGTCCTGATTTCCCTCCTGATCTTCGTTCTTGCTCTTGTACTTATCAAAACGATAACTGCCCAAGATCAAGCCCTCGGTCAGGCATTCCGCGACCTCACTATCCTCCAATCCAGTCTTTTCGGGCAGGACAGCCATCAAGCTCTTGACCTTCAGGCCTGCTGCTTGCTGGACAGCTGTTCCGGCAGCCAATCTGATCTGCTCACGCAGGGCGTTGTTATTCGCCGCATCAGCCGCCTTCCCCAAACCAACCGCCAGTACCCGGTAGGCCGCAGTATTTTTTGCTATTGTTTCAGGATAAAACAAAAAGGTCTGCCCCTTCCTGCCTGTAAAATCGCCGCTCTTCCAGGCTTGTTTCAACTCTCTGCGTACCATCTTGGACGGGCACGGCACGGTCTTACCCTCGGTTTCTCGAATAAAATAGACCAGCAGATCTCCGCTGAACATCTCTGCTTCTTTCTGATTCAGCTCAAATATCATATATGTTCCCCTTTATTTTATATCAATAAGTGACAGTGACAGGAACTCTCTTTCTAGCACAGCACCGCCCCTGTTTTCCAGTGTTTTTTCCGCTAATGGAGAACTCGCAGGCCTGCTCTTGCTCTGGGAGCAGGAAATCGGTTGACGGTATCCTTATCCGCACGTAACATACGGAACTTATCATAAACGAACCTATTCCATATGCAACCTCTAACAACAAGTTCCCCCTGCTCCCTCTGACATGCAAGGTCTCTTTTTCACCCGTCGCGCACCCTGTCGCGCCGGGAACATTTTTATGCTGATGGTGTTTTCAGCGATGTTTCTCTTGCCCGCAGTGCGGAATCCTGCTCTTGCAACAGAACCACAGCCGAAAAAGTTTACCCTGGAAGAGGCCATCAGTCGGGCA includes:
- the fbp gene encoding class 1 fructose-bisphosphatase, whose product is MPKRKGITVSRQLMDSQQMHPEATGELTGLLNELIVAAKIISAEVNMAGLAGILGQSGKTNVQGEEVQKLDDFANRTLKRRMEQCGYICIMGSEEDDGVIPVLDGYEGKYTLAFDPLDGSSNIDVNVSIGTIFSVHRRKSEGKQGDMSDLLQKGSEQVAAGYVIYGSSTVLVYTTGSGDGVHGFTLDPSVGEFFLSHPDITIPEKAKYYSVNEAYSRYWHDDTTAYIDKLKEMDEQGERSYSLRYIGSLVADFHRNLIQGGVFLYPRDKKSTDKPDGKLRLLYEAAPLALVAEEAGGMAITDDGRRILDIEPTDLHQRVALVIGSRDEVTLAEEYFKKG
- a CDS encoding leucyl aminopeptidase — translated: MIFELNQKEAEMFSGDLLVYFIRETEGKTVPCPSKMVRRELKQAWKSGDFTGRKGQTFLFYPETIAKNTAAYRVLAVGLGKAADAANNNALREQIRLAAGTAVQQAAGLKVKSLMAVLPEKTGLEDSEVAECLTEGLILGSYRFDKYKSKNEDQEGNQDEKTEIQAFSLQIGTLNPKAAQEGMSLGKRAAIAACRARDMANEPGNGWPPAKFAEFGQKLARKHKLSCEIIEKDAMKKLGMGGILGVNQGSALPPKLVILKYEGGSKKTDPTLMLVGKGLTFDSGGISLKPGLGMEDMKYDMCGGAAVICAMQAIAQEQPKGINVVALVPSTENLPASTALKPGDIITHYNGKTSEIINTDAEGRLILADALAYGIEKYAPDAVIDLATLTGAVIVGLGHHRTGLMATDDSLAGQLLSAGDRAGEPLWRLPLGPEYSEQIKSQVADIKNTGGKGGGSITAAAYLQEFVGETPWAHLDIAGTAWNFTEKSYIPKGPSGIAVRTLVDLVRHWQGKKKEG